One Sinorhizobium mexicanum genomic region harbors:
- a CDS encoding ABC transporter ATP-binding protein yields the protein MARINLEHIRHAYGAKPKSEADYALREVHHEWNDGGAYALLGPSGCGKTTLLNIISGLINPSEGRILFDGHDVTHLSTQERNIAQVFQFPVIYDTMTVYDNLAFPLRNRHVPEAEVDRRVKEIIEMTGLGGWAKKTARRLTADQKQKISLGRGLVRSDVSAILFDEPLTVIDPEMKWVLRSQIKRLHKQFGFTMVYVTHDQTEALTFADKVVVMYDGQIVQIGTPAELFERPRHTFVGYFIGSPGMNVLPATIEGSRAAIGGESIPLNFLPKIQPGAKTELGIRPEFIMLGREGMPVAITKVEDIGRRKIVRARFADRPISIVVDEDGEIPAEPRVTFDPKAINIYADSWRVGEEA from the coding sequence ATGGCACGAATCAACCTTGAACATATCCGCCACGCCTACGGCGCCAAGCCAAAGTCGGAGGCGGACTACGCGCTGAGGGAAGTGCATCACGAGTGGAACGACGGCGGCGCCTATGCGCTGCTCGGCCCTTCCGGATGTGGCAAGACGACGCTTCTCAACATCATCTCCGGCCTCATCAATCCGTCCGAAGGACGCATTCTTTTCGACGGCCATGATGTCACGCATCTCTCCACCCAGGAACGCAACATCGCCCAGGTGTTCCAGTTCCCGGTGATCTACGACACGATGACCGTTTATGACAATCTCGCCTTCCCGCTTCGCAACCGGCACGTGCCGGAGGCGGAAGTCGACCGGCGCGTCAAGGAGATCATCGAGATGACAGGCCTCGGCGGATGGGCGAAGAAGACGGCCCGGAGATTGACCGCCGACCAGAAGCAGAAGATCTCGCTCGGCCGCGGTCTGGTGCGCTCGGACGTCAGCGCCATCCTCTTCGACGAGCCGTTGACCGTCATCGACCCCGAGATGAAGTGGGTGCTGCGCTCCCAGATCAAGCGGCTGCACAAGCAGTTCGGCTTCACCATGGTCTATGTCACGCACGACCAGACCGAGGCGCTGACCTTCGCCGACAAGGTCGTGGTCATGTATGACGGCCAGATCGTCCAGATCGGCACGCCGGCCGAACTCTTCGAGCGGCCGCGCCATACCTTCGTCGGCTATTTCATCGGCTCGCCGGGCATGAACGTCCTGCCGGCGACGATCGAAGGCAGCAGGGCCGCGATCGGCGGCGAGAGCATCCCGCTCAATTTCCTGCCGAAAATCCAGCCCGGGGCCAAGACCGAACTTGGCATCCGGCCGGAGTTCATCATGCTTGGGCGCGAAGGCATGCCGGTCGCGATCACCAAGGTCGAGGATATCGGACGCCGCAAGATCGTCCGCGCCCGCTTTGCCGACCGACCGATCTCGATCGTCGTCGACGAGGATGGCGAGATCCCCGCCGAACCGCGCGTCACCTTCGATCCGAAGGCAATCAATATCTACGCCGATTCCTGGCGCGTCGGTGAGGAGGCTTGA
- a CDS encoding carbohydrate ABC transporter permease, producing MEKTWNNKAWFMVLPVLVLVAFSAVVPLMTVVNYSVQDTFGNNEFFWAGTDWFVDTLESDRFWDALTRNLIFSAIILTIQIPLGIVIALNMPKKGIGVPICLVLMALPLLIPWNVVGTIWQVFGRVDIGLLGRTLASLGINYNYVQNPIDAWVTLIVMDVWHWTSLVVLLCYAGLVSIPDAYYQAAKIDGASRWSVFRYIQLPKMKRVLLIAFLLRFMDSFMIYTEPFVVTGGGPGNSTTFLSIDLVKMAIGQFDLGPAAALSIIYFLIILLLSWIFYTVMTTSDAQG from the coding sequence ATGGAAAAAACCTGGAACAACAAGGCCTGGTTCATGGTCCTGCCGGTGCTGGTGCTCGTCGCCTTCTCCGCCGTGGTCCCGCTGATGACCGTCGTCAACTATTCGGTGCAGGACACCTTCGGCAATAACGAGTTCTTCTGGGCCGGCACCGACTGGTTTGTGGATACACTCGAATCCGACCGCTTCTGGGATGCGCTGACCCGCAACCTGATCTTCTCGGCGATCATCCTGACGATCCAGATTCCGCTCGGCATCGTGATCGCGCTCAACATGCCGAAGAAGGGCATCGGCGTTCCGATCTGCCTGGTGCTGATGGCGCTGCCGCTGCTCATTCCGTGGAATGTCGTCGGCACCATCTGGCAGGTCTTCGGCCGCGTCGACATCGGCCTCCTCGGACGCACGCTCGCCTCGCTCGGCATCAACTACAACTATGTGCAGAATCCGATCGATGCGTGGGTCACGCTGATCGTCATGGACGTCTGGCACTGGACGAGCCTCGTCGTGCTCCTCTGCTATGCCGGGCTCGTCTCGATCCCGGACGCTTACTATCAGGCGGCCAAGATCGACGGCGCCTCGCGCTGGTCCGTCTTCCGTTACATCCAGCTTCCGAAGATGAAGCGCGTGCTCCTGATCGCCTTCCTGCTGCGCTTCATGGACAGTTTCATGATCTACACGGAACCCTTCGTCGTGACCGGCGGTGGTCCGGGTAATTCGACGACCTTCCTGTCGATCGATCTCGTCAAGATGGCGATCGGCCAGTTCGACCTCGGCCCGGCCGCAGCCCTCTCGATCATCTACTTCCTCATCATCCTGCTGCTCTCGTGGATCTTCTACACGGTGATGACCACGAGCGATGCGCAGGGCTGA
- a CDS encoding carbohydrate ABC transporter permease, whose protein sequence is MKTNSQPLSQRLSWLVPTIYIVFLLLPIYWLVNMSFKETSEILSTFSLWPQNPTLRNYQVIFTDPSWYNGYINSITYVVMNTVISVSVALPAAYAFSRYRFLGDKHLFFWLLTNRMAPPAVFALPFFQLYSAFGLIDTHIAVAIAHCLFNVPLAVWILEGFMSGVPKEIDETAYIDGYSFPRFFVKIFVPLIASGIGVAAFFCFMFSWVELLIARTLTTTDAKPIAATMTRTVSASGLDWGVLAAAGVLTIIPGALVIYFVRNYIAKGFALGRV, encoded by the coding sequence ATGAAAACCAATTCACAACCGCTCTCGCAACGCCTCTCCTGGCTGGTGCCGACAATCTACATCGTCTTCCTGCTCCTGCCGATCTATTGGCTTGTCAACATGAGCTTCAAGGAGACGAGCGAGATTCTCAGCACGTTCTCGCTCTGGCCACAGAACCCGACGCTCAGGAACTACCAGGTGATCTTCACCGACCCCTCCTGGTACAACGGCTACATCAACTCCATCACCTACGTGGTGATGAACACGGTGATCTCGGTCTCCGTTGCACTGCCGGCGGCCTACGCCTTCTCGCGTTACCGTTTCCTCGGAGACAAGCATCTGTTCTTCTGGCTGCTGACGAACCGGATGGCGCCGCCGGCCGTTTTCGCGCTGCCCTTCTTTCAGCTCTATTCAGCCTTCGGCCTGATCGACACGCATATCGCGGTCGCGATCGCCCACTGCCTATTCAACGTGCCGCTGGCGGTCTGGATCCTCGAAGGCTTCATGTCGGGCGTGCCGAAGGAGATCGACGAGACGGCCTATATCGACGGCTACTCCTTCCCGCGCTTCTTCGTAAAAATCTTCGTGCCGCTGATCGCATCCGGCATCGGCGTCGCCGCCTTCTTCTGCTTCATGTTCTCCTGGGTCGAACTTCTGATCGCCCGCACCCTCACGACCACCGACGCCAAGCCGATCGCGGCGACAATGACCCGCACGGTCTCGGCGTCCGGTCTCGACTGGGGTGTGCTTGCCGCCGCCGGTGTGCTGACGATCATCCCCGGTGCGCTCGTGATCTATTTCGTTCGCAACTACATCGCCAAGGGCTTCGCCCTGGGGAGGGTCTGA
- a CDS encoding DUF2160 domain-containing protein codes for METIATRKNRWPVALVAVLVVYVVAAGLLVSTLPLKDGERDWFAPLIPGGWMAWSFPTAMFFLTIFTLLSLMAVWEYARPGGNPRVGILRFETTRGDRLFVSLLGSAFIHLGWLGLVGTNLWWAVALSVVYAIGVFRYV; via the coding sequence ATGGAAACCATCGCCACTCGCAAGAACCGCTGGCCCGTCGCACTTGTCGCCGTTCTCGTCGTCTATGTCGTCGCTGCGGGGCTGCTGGTTTCCACCCTGCCGCTCAAGGACGGCGAACGCGACTGGTTCGCCCCGCTGATCCCCGGCGGCTGGATGGCCTGGTCCTTCCCGACCGCCATGTTCTTTCTGACGATCTTCACGCTGCTGTCGCTGATGGCCGTCTGGGAATATGCCCGGCCCGGAGGCAACCCGCGCGTCGGCATTCTGCGCTTCGAGACGACGCGCGGCGATCGGCTTTTCGTCTCGCTGCTTGGATCCGCCTTCATTCATCTCGGCTGGCTGGGGCTCGTCGGCACAAACCTCTGGTGGGCGGTCGCGCTCTCCGTGGTCTATGCCATCGGTGTCTTCCGCTACGTCTGA
- a CDS encoding ABC transporter substrate-binding protein: MRRHLLTTTAAMLLALTGSAYAGMDEAKAFLDKEIGDLSSLDRAAQEAEMQWFVDAAKPFAGMEIKVVSETITTHEYESKTLAKAFSDITGIKITHDLIGEGDVVEKLQTQMQSGENVYDAYINDSDLIGTHWRYQQARSLTDFMANEGKDVTNPNLDIDDFIGKSFTTAPDGKLYQLPDQQFANLYWFRYDWFNDPKIQEEFKAKYGYDLGVPVNWSAYEDIAEFFNGREIDGKKVYGHMDYGKKDPSLGWRFTDAWLSMAGNGDKGIPNGKPVDEWGIRVDENSRPVGSCVARGGDTNGPASVYAIQKYLDWLKAYAPAAAQGMTFSESGPVPSQGEIAQQMFTYTAFTADFVKPGLPVVNEDGTPKWRFAPSPHGVYWKDGMKLGYQDAGSWTILKSTPDDRAKAAWLYAQFVTSKTVDVKKSHVGLTFIRQSTLDHQSFTERAPKLGGLVEFYRSPARLQWSPTGTNVPDYPKLAQLWWQAIGDASSGAKTAQEAMDSLCAEQEKVLQRLERAGIQGDIGPKLAEEHDLEFWNAEAVKAGNLAPQLKVENEKEKPMTVNYDELVKSWQTN; the protein is encoded by the coding sequence ATGCGACGGCATCTTCTAACGACGACGGCAGCAATGCTGCTGGCTCTCACCGGCTCGGCCTATGCCGGCATGGATGAGGCAAAGGCATTCCTGGACAAGGAAATCGGCGACCTCTCGTCGCTCGATCGCGCCGCCCAGGAAGCGGAAATGCAATGGTTCGTCGATGCAGCAAAGCCCTTTGCCGGCATGGAAATCAAGGTCGTCTCCGAAACGATCACCACCCATGAATACGAATCGAAGACCCTGGCCAAGGCCTTCTCCGACATTACCGGCATCAAGATCACCCACGACCTGATCGGCGAAGGCGACGTCGTCGAAAAGCTGCAGACGCAGATGCAGTCGGGCGAGAACGTCTATGACGCCTACATCAACGACTCGGACCTCATCGGCACCCATTGGCGCTATCAGCAGGCCCGCAGCCTGACCGATTTCATGGCGAACGAGGGCAAGGACGTCACCAACCCCAACCTCGACATTGATGACTTCATCGGCAAGTCCTTCACCACCGCTCCGGACGGCAAGCTCTACCAGTTGCCCGACCAGCAGTTCGCGAACCTCTACTGGTTCCGCTATGACTGGTTCAACGATCCGAAGATCCAGGAAGAATTCAAGGCTAAGTACGGCTACGATCTCGGCGTTCCGGTCAACTGGTCGGCCTACGAGGACATCGCCGAGTTCTTCAATGGCCGCGAGATCGACGGCAAGAAGGTCTACGGCCACATGGATTACGGCAAGAAGGACCCGTCCCTCGGTTGGCGGTTCACCGACGCCTGGCTGTCGATGGCCGGCAACGGTGACAAGGGCATCCCGAACGGCAAGCCGGTCGACGAGTGGGGCATCCGAGTCGACGAGAACTCGCGTCCCGTCGGATCCTGCGTTGCGCGCGGCGGCGACACCAACGGCCCGGCGTCGGTCTATGCCATCCAGAAGTATCTCGACTGGCTGAAGGCCTATGCTCCGGCTGCCGCCCAGGGCATGACCTTCTCGGAATCCGGTCCGGTTCCGTCGCAGGGTGAGATTGCCCAGCAAATGTTCACCTATACGGCGTTCACCGCAGACTTCGTGAAGCCGGGCCTGCCGGTGGTGAACGAGGACGGCACGCCGAAGTGGCGTTTTGCCCCGAGCCCGCATGGCGTCTACTGGAAGGATGGCATGAAGCTCGGCTATCAGGATGCCGGTTCCTGGACGATCCTGAAGTCCACTCCGGACGACCGCGCCAAGGCCGCGTGGCTCTACGCGCAGTTCGTGACCTCCAAGACCGTGGACGTGAAGAAGAGCCATGTCGGTCTCACCTTCATCCGCCAGTCGACGCTCGATCATCAGAGCTTTACCGAGCGCGCACCGAAGCTCGGCGGTCTGGTCGAGTTCTACCGCTCGCCGGCCCGCCTGCAGTGGTCGCCGACCGGCACGAACGTGCCTGACTATCCGAAGCTGGCTCAGCTCTGGTGGCAGGCGATCGGCGATGCCTCCTCCGGCGCAAAAACAGCCCAGGAAGCCATGGACTCGCTTTGCGCCGAGCAGGAAAAGGTCCTGCAGCGCCTCGAGCGCGCCGGCATCCAGGGCGACATCGGTCCGAAGCTGGCGGAAGAGCACGACCTCGAATTCTGGAACGCGGAAGCCGTCAAGGCCGGCAACCTCGCTCCGCAGCTGAAGGTCGAGAACGAGAAGGAAAAGCCGATGACCGTCAACTACGACGAACTGGTCAAGAGCTGGCAGACGAACTAA
- a CDS encoding nucleobase:cation symporter-2 family protein has product MANNADETVRHMRPEDEKLGIGANLAYGLQHVLTMYGGIVAVPLILGQAAGLTSSDVGLLITASLFAGGLATILQTIGLPFFGSRLPLVQGVSFSGVATMIAISGNGGIEAVLGAVMAASLIGLLITPVFSRITRFFPPLVTGIVITTIGLTLMPVAARWAMGGNSAAPDFGSPANIQLAAATLVIVLLLSKLGSASISRLSILIALIIGTVIAYFAGMTDFTKVTEGPLFSLPTVFHFGYPTFEIAAVVSMFIVIMVTLVETSADILAVGEIIETKVDSRRLGDGLRADMLSSLIAPVFGSFTQSAFAQNVGLVAVTGVKSRYVVATGGMFLVALGLLPVMGRVVAAVPSAVLGGAGIVLFGTVAASGIRTLSKVDYNNNMNLVIVATSIGFGMIPIASPGFYEHFPAWVATIFHSGISSAALMAISLNVIFNHLTVGNSDQQSVFVAGTERTLRYQDIARLHDGDYFLNGKLYDAKGIEVPVVASEAH; this is encoded by the coding sequence TTGGCAAACAATGCAGACGAAACTGTACGACATATGCGGCCGGAAGATGAGAAACTCGGCATCGGTGCCAATCTGGCCTATGGCCTGCAACATGTCCTGACGATGTACGGCGGCATCGTCGCCGTACCGCTGATCCTCGGCCAGGCGGCAGGCCTCACCTCCAGCGACGTCGGCCTGCTGATCACCGCCTCCCTTTTCGCCGGCGGCCTCGCCACCATCCTGCAGACCATCGGCCTGCCGTTTTTCGGAAGCCGGTTGCCGCTGGTCCAGGGCGTTTCCTTCTCGGGCGTTGCGACGATGATTGCCATTTCCGGCAATGGCGGTATCGAGGCCGTGCTCGGGGCCGTCATGGCCGCGTCACTGATCGGCCTTCTGATCACGCCCGTCTTCTCGCGGATCACGCGTTTCTTCCCACCGCTCGTCACGGGCATCGTGATCACCACCATCGGCTTGACGCTGATGCCCGTCGCCGCGCGCTGGGCCATGGGAGGCAACAGTGCTGCGCCGGACTTCGGCAGCCCGGCCAACATCCAGCTCGCAGCGGCGACGCTCGTGATCGTGCTCCTGCTCAGCAAGCTCGGCAGCGCATCGATCTCAAGGCTGTCGATCCTGATCGCGCTGATCATCGGCACCGTCATCGCCTATTTCGCCGGCATGACCGATTTCACGAAGGTGACCGAGGGGCCGCTCTTCTCCCTTCCGACCGTGTTCCATTTCGGCTATCCGACCTTCGAGATCGCAGCGGTCGTCTCGATGTTCATCGTCATCATGGTGACGCTGGTCGAGACGTCAGCGGATATCCTTGCCGTCGGCGAAATCATCGAAACAAAAGTGGACTCGCGCCGCCTCGGCGATGGCCTCAGGGCGGATATGCTGTCCAGCCTCATCGCACCGGTCTTCGGCTCCTTCACCCAGAGCGCCTTTGCCCAGAATGTCGGGTTGGTGGCTGTCACCGGCGTGAAGAGCCGCTACGTGGTGGCGACGGGCGGCATGTTTCTCGTGGCGCTCGGCCTGTTGCCCGTCATGGGCCGCGTTGTCGCGGCGGTTCCAAGCGCCGTGCTCGGCGGCGCCGGCATCGTGCTCTTCGGCACGGTCGCGGCAAGCGGCATCCGCACCCTGTCCAAGGTCGACTACAACAACAATATGAACCTGGTGATCGTCGCCACGTCCATCGGCTTCGGCATGATCCCGATCGCCTCTCCTGGCTTCTACGAGCACTTTCCGGCCTGGGTGGCGACGATCTTCCACTCCGGCATCAGTTCCGCCGCACTGATGGCGATCAGCCTCAATGTGATCTTCAACCATCTGACAGTCGGAAACTCCGACCAGCAATCGGTGTTCGTCGCCGGAACGGAGCGGACGCTCCGGTATCAGGACATCGCGCGGCTGCACGATGGCGACTATTTCCTCAACGGCAAGCTCTACGATGCAAAGGGCATCGAGGTGCCGGTGGTCGCTTCTGAAGCGCACTGA
- a CDS encoding DMT family transporter: protein MTAAKTNIAFELLLLLALATLWGASYTFIKLGVETIPPVTLIAARTLLAGAILLAVIGWRGLSLPRDTATLGRFLFQACLNSVFPFTLIAWAERTIDAGVAVILNSTTPIFAFLLTALITRHEPVTARKFVGVIAGLTGISLIIGLEAFRGIGDQLVPQLAVVLATICYAGAAIFGKSFKGLDPIIPAAGSLLAGAVLLVPASLIVDRPWTLSPSPQSLIALVCLSAFSTALAFVIYFRLIHTLGSVGTTAQAYIRVPIGVAIGVLFLGETLPTTAWIGLCGVIAGVAAMTVPARKRAAAAAAKV from the coding sequence ATGACCGCGGCCAAGACAAACATCGCCTTCGAACTCTTGCTTCTTCTCGCGCTTGCCACCCTCTGGGGCGCCTCCTACACCTTCATCAAGCTCGGCGTCGAAACCATTCCACCGGTGACGCTGATTGCCGCGCGCACGCTGCTTGCCGGCGCGATTCTTCTGGCAGTGATCGGATGGCGCGGTCTTTCCTTGCCCCGTGACACGGCCACCTTGGGGCGGTTTCTGTTCCAGGCTTGCCTCAACAGCGTCTTTCCCTTCACGCTGATCGCCTGGGCCGAGCGGACGATCGACGCCGGTGTGGCAGTGATCCTCAATTCCACCACGCCCATCTTCGCCTTCCTTTTGACGGCCCTGATCACCCGGCACGAGCCCGTTACCGCCCGCAAATTCGTGGGCGTCATTGCGGGCCTCACCGGCATCAGCCTGATCATTGGGCTCGAAGCCTTTCGCGGCATCGGCGATCAGTTGGTGCCGCAGCTTGCCGTTGTCCTTGCAACCATTTGCTATGCGGGCGCGGCGATCTTCGGCAAAAGTTTCAAGGGCCTGGACCCGATCATACCCGCCGCGGGCTCGCTTCTCGCCGGCGCTGTCCTGCTCGTCCCGGCGAGCCTGATCGTCGATCGGCCCTGGACGCTCAGCCCCTCGCCGCAATCGCTGATCGCGCTCGTCTGCCTCTCGGCCTTCTCGACGGCGCTCGCTTTCGTCATCTATTTCCGCCTGATCCACACGCTCGGATCCGTCGGCACGACGGCACAGGCCTATATCCGTGTTCCGATCGGCGTTGCCATCGGAGTCCTGTTCCTCGGCGAAACTCTACCGACGACTGCGTGGATCGGCCTCTGCGGCGTTATCGCCGGCGTCGCCGCTATGACAGTGCCGGCGCGCAAGCGCGCGGCGGCGGCCGCAGCCAAAGTGTGA
- a CDS encoding Fur family transcriptional regulator translates to MRQSKNRIKELEGILRDGGVRVTRQRAAILKILAEAEDHPDASELHRRAKEIDATVSLSTVYRTLSALEQQGVVQRHAFENATARFETADAPHHDHLIDIDTGAVIEFRSDKIEQLQAEIAAELGYDLVRHRLELYCRKRKD, encoded by the coding sequence ATGAGACAAAGCAAGAATCGGATCAAGGAACTGGAAGGAATCCTGCGGGACGGCGGCGTGCGCGTTACCCGCCAACGCGCTGCAATCCTTAAGATTCTGGCCGAGGCCGAGGACCATCCCGATGCTAGCGAATTGCACCGGCGCGCGAAGGAAATAGATGCGACCGTATCGCTTTCGACCGTTTACCGGACACTGTCCGCGCTGGAGCAGCAGGGGGTCGTGCAGCGGCATGCCTTCGAGAACGCAACCGCTCGATTCGAGACGGCGGACGCGCCGCACCACGACCATCTGATCGACATCGACACAGGTGCCGTGATCGAATTCAGGTCCGACAAGATCGAACAACTGCAGGCGGAGATCGCCGCCGAACTCGGCTATGACTTGGTGCGCCACCGGCTGGAGCTCTATTGCCGGAAGCGCAAGGACTGA
- a CDS encoding metal ABC transporter substrate-binding protein: MVDRTRRMILTAAAAAAAFSFVPGAALAQEKFKAVTTFTVIADMAQNVAGDAAIVESITKPGAEIHNYQPTPRDILKAHDAKLILWNGLNLELWFEKFFQNFDEIPGVVVSDGVEPMGIAEGPYSGKPNPHAWMSPSAALIYVDNIRDAFVKFDPQNAETYKANAEAYKQKIEAAIAPIRAELEKIPAEKRWLVSSEGAFSYLIRDFGMKELYLWPINADQQGTPQQVRKVIDAVRANNIPVVFSESTISPDPAEQVARETGAKYGGVLYVDSLSEADGPVPTYIDLLRVTSETIARGLSQ, from the coding sequence ATGGTCGATCGCACGAGGCGCATGATTTTGACGGCGGCAGCGGCGGCGGCTGCCTTTTCCTTCGTCCCCGGCGCGGCGCTGGCCCAGGAAAAATTCAAGGCCGTCACGACTTTCACCGTCATTGCCGATATGGCGCAGAATGTCGCGGGCGACGCGGCCATCGTCGAATCGATTACCAAACCTGGCGCAGAGATCCACAACTACCAGCCGACGCCGCGCGATATCCTCAAAGCCCACGACGCCAAGCTCATCCTCTGGAACGGGCTGAACCTCGAACTCTGGTTCGAAAAATTCTTCCAGAACTTCGATGAAATTCCAGGCGTCGTCGTCTCCGATGGGGTCGAGCCGATGGGTATCGCGGAGGGGCCCTATAGCGGCAAGCCGAACCCACATGCCTGGATGTCGCCCTCGGCAGCGCTGATCTATGTCGACAACATCCGCGATGCCTTCGTGAAATTCGACCCTCAGAACGCCGAGACCTACAAGGCGAATGCCGAGGCCTATAAACAGAAGATCGAGGCGGCCATCGCGCCGATCCGGGCGGAGCTCGAGAAGATCCCGGCGGAAAAGCGCTGGCTCGTCTCGAGCGAGGGCGCCTTCAGCTACCTGATCCGCGACTTCGGCATGAAGGAACTCTATCTCTGGCCGATCAATGCCGATCAGCAGGGCACGCCGCAGCAGGTGCGCAAGGTGATCGACGCGGTGCGCGCCAACAACATTCCGGTGGTCTTCTCCGAGAGCACGATCTCGCCCGATCCGGCGGAACAGGTGGCGCGGGAAACCGGCGCGAAATATGGTGGTGTGCTCTATGTCGATTCCTTGAGCGAGGCCGATGGTCCGGTTCCGACCTATATCGATCTCCTGCGTGTCACCTCCGAAACGATCGCGAGAGGTCTTTCGCAATGA
- a CDS encoding manganese/iron ABC transporter ATP-binding protein, translated as MNLQVKERARPAPTSTDEGSGIRVRGATVTYRNGHRALRDASFEIPTGTIAALVGVNGSGKSTLFKAIMGFVRLAQGEISILGLSVPAALKRNLVAYVPQAEEVDWNFPVLVEDVVMMGRYGHMNMLRIPKKADHDAVEAALARVGMSDFRKRQIGELSGGQKKRVFLARALAQDGRVILLDEPFTGVDVKTEDAIIRLLIGLRDEGRVMLVSTHNLGSVPEFCDRTVLLKNTVLAYGPTATTFTRENLELAFGGVLRHFVLGGENLHDDADPRQLAVITDDERPLVMYGAQGRMVTQPAKPETEADAE; from the coding sequence ATGAACCTTCAGGTAAAGGAGCGCGCCAGGCCGGCGCCGACTTCAACGGACGAGGGCAGCGGCATCCGCGTCCGCGGCGCCACGGTGACCTATCGCAACGGTCACCGGGCCCTTCGTGATGCCTCCTTCGAGATCCCGACCGGGACGATCGCAGCGCTCGTCGGCGTCAACGGCAGCGGCAAGTCGACGTTGTTCAAGGCGATCATGGGCTTCGTCCGGTTGGCGCAGGGCGAAATCTCGATCCTCGGGCTTTCGGTGCCGGCTGCGCTGAAGAGAAACCTCGTCGCCTATGTGCCCCAGGCGGAGGAGGTCGACTGGAACTTCCCGGTTCTCGTCGAGGACGTAGTGATGATGGGCCGTTACGGTCACATGAACATGCTTCGGATCCCGAAGAAGGCGGATCATGACGCGGTAGAGGCCGCACTCGCGCGCGTCGGCATGAGCGATTTCCGCAAGCGCCAGATCGGCGAGCTTTCCGGCGGCCAGAAGAAACGCGTCTTCCTCGCCCGTGCGCTGGCCCAGGACGGCCGCGTCATCCTGCTCGACGAGCCCTTTACCGGTGTCGACGTCAAGACCGAGGACGCGATCATCCGCCTGTTGATCGGCCTACGCGATGAGGGGCGCGTGATGCTCGTCTCCACCCACAATCTCGGCAGTGTGCCGGAATTCTGCGACCGCACCGTACTCCTGAAGAACACGGTGCTCGCCTACGGGCCGACGGCAACCACATTTACCCGCGAGAACCTCGAACTCGCTTTCGGAGGCGTGCTGCGCCATTTCGTGCTCGGCGGCGAGAACCTGCACGACGACGCCGACCCGCGCCAGCTTGCCGTCATCACCGATGACGAGCGTCCGCTCGTCATGTACGGCGCGCAGGGGCGGATGGTGACGCAGCCGGCAAAGCCGGAAACCGAGGCGGACGCCGAATGA